One region of Equus caballus isolate H_3958 breed thoroughbred chromosome 23, TB-T2T, whole genome shotgun sequence genomic DNA includes:
- the LOC100064551 gene encoding interferon alpha-2-like, with product MALPVSVLLALVMLGSCPACPLGCDPPLRQGNQETITLLSQMERISTLLCLKDRADFRFPQILVDGDQLGKTQATAVLHEMLQHTFHLFSTTGSRAAWDETLLDKFLLGLYQQLDDLETCLGKETKAEQSALGSENSTLAVKRYFRRISLYLKEKDYSGCAWEVVRVEIRRCLLFMNKLTGKLSQ from the coding sequence ATGGCCCTCCCAGTCTCTGTGCTGCTGGCCCTGGTGATGCTGggctcctgccctgcctgccctctgGGCTGTGACCCGCCTCTGAGACAGGGCAATCAGGAAACCATCACACTTCTGAGTCAAATGGAGAGAATCTCCACTCTGTTGTGTCTGAAGGACAGGGCTGACTTCCGATTTCCTCAGATACTTGTGGATGGGGACCAGCTTGGGAAGACACAAGCCACAGCTGTGCTGCATGAGATGCTCCAGCACACCTTCCATCTCTTCAGCACCACTGGCTCCCGTGCCGCTTGGGATGAGACCCTCCTGGACAAATTCCTCCTTGGCCTTTATCAGCAGCTGGATGACCTGGAGACATGTTTGGGGAAGGAGACGAAGGCGGAACAGTCAGCCCTGGGAAGTGAGAACTCCACACTGGCTGTGAAGAGGTACTTCCGAAGAATCAGTCTGTATCTGAAAGAGAAAGACTACAGCGGCTGCGCCTGGGAGGTCGTCAGGGTGGAAATCAGAAGGTGCTTGCTCTTCATGAACAAGCTCACCGGAAAACTCAGCCAATAA